The following proteins are encoded in a genomic region of Rattus rattus isolate New Zealand chromosome 2, Rrattus_CSIRO_v1, whole genome shotgun sequence:
- the Xrcc1 gene encoding DNA repair protein XRCC1 — protein sequence MPEISLRHVVSCSSQDSTHRAENLLKADTYRKWRSAKAGEKTISVVLQLEKEERIHSVDIGNDGSAFVEVLVGSSAGGATAGEQDYEVLLVTSSFMSPSESRSGSNPNRVRIFGPDKLVRAAAEKRWDRVKIVCSQPYSKDSPYGLSFVKFHSPPDKDEAEAPSQKVTVTKLGQFRVKEEDDSANSLRPGALFFNRINKASSASASDPAGPSYAAATLQASSAASSASPVPKVGGSSSKLQEPPKGKRKLDLGLEDKKPSPPSKPSAGPPAPKKPKLPVPSCTPAAAPASTPAQKAVPGKPRGEGTEPRGARAGPQELGKILQGVVVVLSGFQNPFRSELRDKALELGAKYRPDWTPDSTHLICAFANTPKYSQVLGLGGRIVRKEWVLDCYRMRRRLPSRRYLMAGLGSSSEDEGDSHSESGEDEAPKLPRKRPQPKAKTQAAGPSSPSRPPTPEETKAASPRPQDNSDTDGEQSEGRDNGAEDSGDTEDELRRVAKQREQRQPPAPEENGEDPYAGSTDENTDSEAPSEADLPIPELPDFFQGKHFFLYGEFPGDERRKLIRYVTAFNGELEDYMSERVQFVITAQEWDPNFEEALMENPSLAFVRPRWIYSCNEKQKLLPHQLYGVVPQA from the exons ATGCCGGAGATCAGCCTCCGCCACGTCGTGTCCTGCAGCAGCCAGGACTCG ACCCATCGTGCCGAAAACCTTCTCAAGGCTGACACTTACCGGAAGTGGCGGTCAgccaaggcaggagagaagaccATCTCTGTGGTCCTACAG ttggAGAAGGAGGAACGGATCCACAGCGTGGACATTGGGAACGATGGGTCGGCCTTCGTGGAGGTGCTGGTGGGCAGCTCGGCTGGAGGGGCCACGGCGGGTGAACAGGACTACGAG GTCCTTCTGGTCACCTCCTCTTTCATGTCCCCATCTGAGAGCCGAAGTGGCTCGAATCCCAACCGTGTTCGAATTTTTGGACCTGACAAGTTAGTCCGGGCAGCAGCGGAGAAGCGCTGGGACCGAGTTAAAATCGTGTGCAGCCAGCCATACAGCAAG GACTCACCCTACGGCCTGAGTTTTGTGAAGTTTCACAGCCCCCCAGACAAAGATGAGGCGGAGGCTCCATCTCAG AAGGTGACAGTGACCAAGCTCGGCCAGTTCCGTGTGAAAGAGGAGGATGACAGTGCCAACTCCCTGAGGCCAGGGGCGCTCTTCTTCAATCGGATCAACAAGGCGTCTTCAG cctctgcaaGTGACCCGGCAGGACCCAGCTATGCAGCGGCTACACTGCAGGCCTCTAGTGCGgcctcctcagcctctccagtccCCAAGGTTGGGGGCAGCTCTTCCAAG CTTCAGGAGCCTCCcaaagggaagaggaaactggACTTGGGTCTAGAAGATAAGAAGCCTTCTCCTCCGAGCAAACCCTCAGCAGGGCCACCCGCCCCCAAGAAACCCAAGT TGCCTGTTCCTAGCTGTACCCCAGCTGCAGCTCCAGCCTCTACCCCAGCACAGAAAGCTGTCCCAGGGAAGCCCCGGGGAGAAGGCACAGAGCCTAGGGGAGCTCGCGCTGGACCCCAGGAGCTTGGCAAGATCCtgcagggggtggtggtggtgctcagTGGCTTCCAGAACCCCTTCCGTTCAGAGCTCCGGGACAAGGCCCTGGAGCTGGGGGCCAAGTATCGGCCAGACTGGACCCCCGACAGCACACACCTCAT CTGTGCCTTTGCCAACACTCCCAAGTACAGCCAGGTGCTGGGCCTCGGAGGCCGTATTGTTCGTAAAGAGTGGGTGCTGGACTGTTACCGCATGCGGCGCCGGCTGCCCTCCCGGAG GTACCTCATGGCAGGCCTTGGATCCAGCAGTGAGGACGAGGGGGACTCTCACAGTGAGAGCGGTGAAGATGAAGCTCCCAAGCTTCCCCGGAAG CGGCCTCAGCCCAAAGCCAAGACCCAGGCAGCAGGACCCAGCTCACCCTCAAGGCCACCAACCCCAGAAGAGACCAAAGCAGCATCACCACGACCCCAGGACAATAGTGACACTGATGGGGAACAGTCAG AAGGACGGGACAATGGGGCGGAAGATTCCGGGGACACCGAAGATGAACTGAGGAG GGTGGCCAAGCAGAGGGAGCAAAGgcagcccccagccccagaggAGAATGGCGAGGACCCGTATGCAGGCTCCACAGATGAGAACACAGACAGCGAGGCTCCCTCAGAGGCTGACCTGCCaattccagagctcccag ACTTCTTCCAGGGCAAGCACTTCTTCCTGTACGGCGAGTTCCCAGGGGATGAGAGGAGGAAGCTCATCCGATATGTGACAGCTTTCAATGG tGAGCTCGAGGACTACATGAGCGAACGGGTCCAGTTTGTCATCACGGCCCAGGAGTGGGATCCCAACTTTGAGGAG
- the Pinlyp gene encoding phospholipase A2 inhibitor and Ly6/PLAUR domain-containing protein: MILFRRHRTFLLALTLLCTLLGLGCPLSCEVCKGSGHTCSGKMKTCEAGKDACVVLVGESSTKGRKSVNTFKACMKFKDCYSGFVSTTMSPNDYMVSNAHCCQSDGCNSGSVPPPLNNRTENGLMCPSCIAPFQETCPGTQAARCVGRETHCIYFAGNVQAGIINTKFATRGCATESACYTKAGAEVPSASYLYFLRRADCLPAPYPPGRGE, translated from the exons ATGATTCTGTTTAGAAGACACAGGACCTTCCTGCTGGCCTTAACACTGCTCTGTACCCTCCTGGGTCTCG GCTGCCCTCTAAGTTGTGAAGTGTGCAAAGGCTCGGGGCACACATGCAGCGGTAAGATGAAGACCTGTGAAGCCGGCAAAGACGCATGCGTGGTCCTCGTGGGCGAGTCCAGCACAA AGGGCCGAAAGTCAGTGAACACCTTCAAGGCCTGCATGAAGTTCAAAGACTGCTACTCAGGCTTCGTGTCGACCACCATGAGTCCCAATGACTACATGGTGTCCAACGCCCACTGCTGTCAAAGTGACGGTTGCAACAGTGGCTCCGTGCCCC CTCCCCTGAACAACCGGACCGAGAACGGCCTGATGTGTCCCTCCTGCATTGCGCCCTTCCAGGAGACCTGTCCAGGAACCCAGGCGGCCCGCTGCGTGGGCCGGGAAACACACTGCATCTATTTTGCTGGCAATGTGCAGGCTG GTATTATCAACACGAAATTTGCCACGAGGGGCTGTGCTACAGAGAGCGCCTGCTacaccaaggcaggagctgaggtcCCTTCTGCTTCCTATCTCTACTTCCTGCGCCGGGCAGACTGCCTTCCGGCACCTTACCCGCCTGGCAGGGGAGAGTGA